One part of the Bacillus sp. FJAT-45350 genome encodes these proteins:
- a CDS encoding sensor histidine kinase — MIKKFLMERISWISLIVLLQLIALILAYLDPSLSIDSMFYYVFLSLVIFSLFVVIRYFKETSFFKELDVRDPTTDITSLPEPNSPFESFIYKQITSPIDQFEKESSKNKHLLEQEKDELLSWIHEVKTPLTALRFIIDRTEDHQSKFELMHEWLRIHYLLDQQLHQKRIPFIENDLYIENVKLESILYSEIHMLRSWCLKKGIGFDVELVSTHVLTDAKWLSFILRQLLTNAVKYSKDGSEISIQSAEQMGQTILTVADNGRGIDPRDVPRIFDKGFTSTSKHQDQHATGMGLYLARKAATPLGIYISVRSTVGRGTTFTLTFSKENRFLQILGV; from the coding sequence ATGATTAAGAAATTCTTGATGGAGAGAATTAGCTGGATTAGTTTGATTGTACTTTTGCAGCTGATTGCTTTAATACTTGCATACCTAGACCCCTCTCTTTCCATTGACTCTATGTTCTATTATGTATTTCTATCACTAGTGATTTTCTCCTTGTTTGTCGTTATTCGCTATTTCAAAGAAACTTCATTTTTTAAAGAGCTTGACGTACGGGATCCTACGACTGATATTACAAGTCTTCCTGAACCAAATAGCCCATTTGAATCATTCATTTATAAGCAGATCACCTCTCCAATCGATCAGTTCGAAAAAGAATCCTCTAAGAATAAGCATCTCCTTGAACAAGAGAAGGACGAGCTGCTTTCTTGGATTCATGAAGTGAAAACACCATTAACAGCTCTGCGCTTCATCATTGACCGTACGGAAGATCACCAATCAAAATTCGAGCTCATGCATGAATGGTTAAGAATCCACTATTTGCTTGATCAACAGCTACATCAAAAGCGTATACCTTTCATTGAAAATGATTTGTACATTGAAAACGTAAAACTAGAGTCAATTCTTTACAGTGAAATTCATATGTTGCGGTCTTGGTGTTTAAAAAAGGGTATTGGCTTTGATGTAGAATTAGTTTCAACACATGTGCTCACTGATGCGAAATGGCTGTCCTTTATCCTTCGTCAGCTTTTAACAAATGCTGTAAAATACAGCAAAGATGGTTCTGAAATTTCGATACAATCGGCTGAACAAATGGGACAAACGATCCTGACTGTTGCAGATAACGGCCGCGGAATAGACCCGCGTGATGTGCCAAGAATCTTCGATAAAGGCTTTACGTCAACAAGCAAGCATCAGGACCAACATGCTACAGGCATGGGTTTATACTTAGCAAGAAAGGCTGCCACCCCACTCGGCATTTACATTTCCGTTCGGTCAACTGTTGGAAGAGGGACAACCTTTACCCTTACCTTCTCAAAAGAGAATCGATTTCTCCAGATACTAGGCGTGTGA
- a CDS encoding response regulator transcription factor has product MFKILLIEDDATLFKEIKDRLIDWEYEVFGVKNFQSVMESFAEIHPDLVIIDIQLPKYDGFHWCRMIREHSNVPIVFLSSRDHPTDMVMSMNLGADDFIQKPFHFEVLIAKIQAILRRVYNYSTITSDLKIWMGATIDLERNHVSNEKGMIELTKNEILILKLLVERKNKVVSREYLMNLLWDDQRFISDNTLTVNVNRLRKKLADIGLANGIETKVGQGYSAIEQVEK; this is encoded by the coding sequence TTGTTTAAGATATTATTAATTGAAGATGATGCTACTCTATTTAAAGAGATAAAAGACCGGCTTATAGACTGGGAATATGAAGTGTTTGGGGTTAAAAACTTTCAAAGTGTCATGGAGAGCTTTGCTGAGATTCATCCAGATTTAGTGATTATCGATATTCAGCTTCCTAAATATGATGGTTTTCATTGGTGCCGCATGATCCGTGAGCATTCAAATGTTCCGATTGTCTTCTTATCTTCACGCGATCATCCTACAGATATGGTGATGTCGATGAATTTAGGTGCAGATGATTTCATTCAAAAGCCCTTTCACTTTGAAGTACTAATCGCAAAAATCCAAGCCATTTTGCGTCGTGTATATAACTACAGTACCATCACTTCAGACCTGAAGATATGGATGGGTGCAACGATTGACCTGGAGAGAAATCATGTATCAAATGAAAAGGGAATGATCGAGCTTACTAAAAATGAAATATTGATCTTGAAGTTACTTGTTGAACGTAAAAATAAGGTTGTCAGCCGAGAATACTTAATGAACCTGCTGTGGGATGATCAGCGATTTATTAGTGATAATACGTTAACGGTGAATGTAAACAGACTTCGTAAAAAACTAGCTGATATTGGACTGGCAAATGGTATTGAAACAAAGGTTGGGCAAGGATATAGTGCTATAGAGCAGGTGGAAAAATGA
- the tnpA gene encoding IS200/IS605 family transposase, whose translation MNEYRRTSKTVSLINYHFVFCPRYRRKIFLRADVEKRFKQLVQEISDELEIIIVALECDEDHTHIFLNALPTLSPADIMAKIKGVTSKKLREEFQHLRHLPSLWTRSYFVSTAGNVSSETIKHYVENQKKRN comes from the coding sequence ATGAATGAATACAGACGAACAAGCAAAACCGTATCATTGATTAACTATCATTTCGTTTTTTGTCCGAGATACAGAAGGAAAATATTCCTTCGCGCGGATGTAGAGAAACGCTTTAAACAGTTGGTACAAGAAATAAGTGATGAATTAGAAATTATCATTGTCGCTTTAGAGTGCGATGAAGATCATACGCATATTTTTCTGAACGCGCTACCAACACTTAGTCCTGCTGATATTATGGCAAAAATTAAAGGAGTGACTTCTAAAAAGTTGAGAGAGGAATTTCAACACCTTCGACATTTGCCAAGTCTTTGGACACGATCCTATTTCGTTTCTACTGCAGGAAATGTTTCAAGCGAAACGATTAAACACTATGTTGAAAATCAGAAAAAGCGAAACTAG
- the brnQ gene encoding branched-chain amino acid transport system II carrier protein, which yields MQKKIPFSTYAIIGTMLFGMYFGAGNLIFPIQLGQQSGTNFWPALIGFLVTAIGLPFIGILAIGLSGSNGLRDLASRVHPIFGGVFAVTLYLTIGPFFAIPRTATVPFVVGFEPFINPEQVSLWLGIFSFLFFVIVYYFSLNPAKIMDYIGKYLTPAFLVFLFFLIGIAIIKPMGTFGNPTGDYIQLAFMTGFKEGYNTMDALASLAFGIVVINAFKRQGITDTQDISKATLKSGIFAMGLMMLIYGLITYMGASSVTAIGTFDNGGLIFSAVSQHYFGSYGAVLLGIIIVLACLKTSIGLITACSEFFHKLLPKVSYKWFVFILCFVSFTIANFGLNNIIQFAVPVLMLLYPLAIVLILSALFSPLFSKKQSVYAASMFLTFFVSIIDGYSALANSLPGATVPLLEAVKLFYINYLPLYDIGLGWILPALVGAIIGYILPTRQRQIGSP from the coding sequence ATGCAAAAAAAAATACCGTTTTCAACATATGCAATTATTGGTACTATGCTATTTGGAATGTATTTCGGTGCTGGCAACTTAATTTTCCCTATCCAGCTAGGACAACAATCTGGGACGAACTTCTGGCCAGCATTAATAGGTTTCTTAGTAACAGCGATCGGTCTACCATTTATAGGGATTTTAGCTATTGGGCTATCTGGAAGTAATGGACTTCGTGATTTAGCTAGTCGGGTACATCCAATATTTGGGGGCGTTTTCGCAGTCACTCTTTACTTAACAATTGGTCCCTTTTTCGCCATTCCACGTACAGCAACAGTCCCATTTGTTGTTGGGTTTGAACCATTTATCAATCCAGAACAAGTTAGCTTATGGCTTGGAATCTTTAGCTTTCTATTTTTTGTAATTGTCTATTATTTTTCACTGAATCCCGCGAAAATTATGGACTATATAGGCAAATATTTAACACCAGCATTTTTAGTATTTTTATTCTTTTTAATAGGAATTGCCATAATTAAGCCAATGGGTACCTTTGGTAACCCGACAGGTGACTATATTCAATTGGCATTTATGACAGGCTTCAAAGAGGGTTATAACACGATGGATGCTCTTGCTTCCCTCGCCTTCGGTATTGTTGTCATCAATGCATTTAAGAGGCAAGGTATTACCGATACGCAAGATATTTCAAAGGCTACATTGAAATCAGGCATTTTCGCGATGGGGCTAATGATGCTTATTTACGGTCTTATCACGTATATGGGCGCATCGAGTGTAACAGCAATCGGTACATTTGATAATGGTGGTCTGATCTTCTCAGCTGTCTCTCAACACTATTTTGGTTCATATGGTGCCGTTTTATTAGGAATTATTATTGTACTTGCTTGTCTAAAAACGAGCATCGGACTTATTACCGCCTGCAGTGAATTTTTCCATAAATTATTACCAAAGGTTAGCTATAAATGGTTCGTGTTCATACTATGTTTTGTATCATTCACAATTGCAAATTTCGGCTTAAATAATATTATACAATTCGCGGTGCCGGTTTTAATGCTCTTGTACCCACTAGCTATTGTTCTTATATTATCAGCACTCTTCTCACCATTATTTTCTAAAAAGCAAAGTGTTTATGCCGCGTCGATGTTCTTAACCTTTTTCGTTAGTATTATAGACGGTTACAGTGCATTAGCGAATAGTTTACCTGGAGCGACTGTGCCATTACTTGAAGCAGTTAAATTGTTCTACATTAATTATTTACCTCTTTACGACATTGGTCTTGGATGGATTTTACCAGCTTTAGTTGGTGCTATTATCGGTTATATCTTGCCAACAAGACAACGTCAAATCGGCAGTCCGTAA
- the sigY gene encoding RNA polymerase sigma factor SigY, whose amino-acid sequence MEHEEDGVLIEKALDGDDDAFAQLFHRYYSFLYKYLVKLTLDEELSGDIAQETMLKCYTHLSTYKAEGKFSTWMISIASKHYIDLLRRKKRERKWLDQIKHTLSRQMSWQATIQGMEWSDVFSDFNQLEADVRVPILLHHYYGYTYEEISKIIGIKEGTVKSRVHNGLKKLRKEWDDAKE is encoded by the coding sequence ATGGAACATGAGGAGGACGGAGTGTTAATCGAAAAAGCACTTGATGGCGATGATGATGCGTTCGCTCAGCTTTTTCACCGGTATTATTCATTTTTATATAAATATTTAGTAAAGCTAACACTTGATGAGGAATTGAGTGGTGACATCGCACAGGAAACAATGCTGAAATGCTATACACATTTATCCACGTATAAGGCAGAGGGGAAGTTTTCAACCTGGATGATTTCAATTGCATCTAAGCACTATATCGATTTGCTCAGAAGAAAAAAGCGTGAAAGAAAATGGTTGGATCAAATAAAACACACCCTTTCACGCCAGATGTCCTGGCAGGCAACTATACAAGGGATGGAATGGAGCGATGTGTTTTCCGATTTTAATCAGCTCGAAGCCGATGTAAGAGTGCCGATTTTGCTGCACCATTACTACGGGTATACCTACGAGGAAATCAGCAAAATCATAGGGATTAAGGAAGGGACGGTCAAATCGCGTGTGCATAACGGTTTGAAAAAACTGAGGAAGGAGTGGGATGATGCGAAGGAATGA
- a CDS encoding YxlC family protein, whose translation MRRNDEENINQLKRDWKQFDDLGEEYVSMVEIKDQLNLYHEKKKRTFYKELVIFLCSAFVILSAFTLSYLRAPGLFIAIQVGASVLAPLFLFVLAKRNNRKGKVLL comes from the coding sequence ATGCGAAGGAATGATGAAGAGAATATCAATCAGTTAAAGCGCGATTGGAAGCAGTTTGATGATTTAGGCGAGGAATATGTTTCGATGGTCGAAATTAAGGATCAGCTCAATCTGTATCATGAAAAAAAGAAAAGAACGTTTTACAAAGAATTGGTAATTTTTTTATGCTCCGCTTTTGTTATATTGAGCGCCTTTACTTTAAGTTATTTACGAGCTCCAGGTCTGTTTATCGCCATACAAGTTGGGGCAAGTGTACTAGCACCGCTTTTCCTTTTCGTATTGGCTAAACGCAATAACAGGAAAGGGAAGGTTCTCTTATGA
- a CDS encoding PLD nuclease N-terminal domain-containing protein has translation MEMLQEINWQLVAPLIVLQMILTVVALVSCLRQEETNGPKWMWVLIILFVNLLGAILYFILGRKNG, from the coding sequence ATGGAAATGTTACAAGAAATAAATTGGCAGTTAGTAGCGCCACTTATTGTGTTACAAATGATACTAACGGTAGTAGCCCTTGTTAGTTGCCTCAGACAAGAAGAAACAAACGGACCAAAATGGATGTGGGTGTTGATTATTTTATTCGTAAATCTACTAGGAGCCATTCTATACTTTATCTTAGGTCGTAAAAATGGATAG
- a CDS encoding ABC transporter ATP-binding protein, protein MLVSVTDLSKNFKEHKAVKHISFSIDKGCCIALLGPNGAGKTTTLQMLAGLVTPTTGKIQFAGHENGDYRSLIGFLPQHPSFFNWMTPKEFLQFVGNLSHVPKKQLTARIDETLAFVRLEEVKNKNIGGFSGGMKQRLGLAQALLHEPELLILDEPVSALDPTGRREVLQLIDKLKREMTILFSTHILHDAEQVCEEIMMLKDGDLKWLGTLEQLRKEFDSLAIKLQTREPLKGVLEDASYIDKIDYQDQHTATITMNDMGKTNELLHQVILKNRTVILFEMIQDTLEDAYMKVMER, encoded by the coding sequence ATGCTCGTTTCTGTTACTGATTTATCAAAAAATTTCAAGGAACATAAGGCAGTGAAACACATCTCGTTTTCCATTGATAAAGGCTGCTGCATTGCTTTACTTGGGCCAAACGGCGCTGGGAAAACAACAACTTTACAAATGCTAGCGGGTTTAGTCACACCGACAACAGGAAAGATTCAGTTTGCGGGACATGAGAACGGCGATTACCGTTCACTAATCGGTTTCTTACCGCAGCATCCATCTTTCTTTAATTGGATGACACCAAAGGAATTTCTTCAGTTTGTAGGAAATCTGTCACATGTCCCGAAAAAACAGCTGACTGCTCGCATTGATGAGACATTGGCATTTGTCCGTTTAGAAGAGGTAAAAAACAAGAACATTGGTGGTTTTTCTGGAGGAATGAAACAGAGGTTAGGGCTAGCGCAAGCCTTGCTTCACGAGCCAGAGCTATTAATATTAGATGAGCCCGTTTCAGCACTTGACCCAACAGGAAGACGTGAAGTCCTTCAGCTTATAGACAAGCTAAAACGTGAGATGACGATTTTGTTTTCAACCCATATATTACATGATGCTGAACAGGTTTGTGAGGAGATTATGATGCTTAAGGATGGAGACTTAAAATGGCTTGGCACGCTTGAGCAATTAAGGAAGGAGTTTGATTCATTAGCGATTAAGCTTCAAACGCGAGAACCACTTAAAGGTGTGTTAGAGGATGCAAGCTACATTGATAAAATTGACTATCAAGACCAGCATACAGCTACAATTACGATGAATGATATGGGAAAAACGAATGAATTATTGCATCAGGTCATCTTAAAAAATCGAACGGTCATTCTCTTTGAAATGATACAAGACACATTGGAAGACGCATATATGAAGGTGATGGAGCGATGA
- a CDS encoding ABC transporter permease, with protein MKIFLTLFTKEMKESLRNGKLIWLPIVLMIIGISQPITSYYMPQILEAAGNLPEGAVIDIPIPTGEEVLIGTMSQYGMIGTLLFVLATMGVITQERQNGSLMLVMVRPVSSLQYISSKCAAQLIILLTALAASYLLTWYYTNLLFNPVPWETMVGSFVVYSLWVVFIVVMTVLFGTLLKNSGGIAGVSVLLLAAISLVTTLFPAYTQWSPGNLRAQASVILLEGQWVSSVWQVVWSTLGLSVVLFGLAVYCFKRLERFGH; from the coding sequence ATGAAAATTTTTTTAACTCTATTTACGAAAGAAATGAAGGAAAGCCTTCGCAACGGCAAGTTGATATGGCTTCCTATTGTTTTGATGATCATTGGGATTTCACAGCCTATAACAAGCTATTATATGCCGCAAATTCTTGAAGCAGCGGGAAACCTCCCTGAAGGAGCGGTCATTGATATTCCAATCCCAACTGGCGAAGAGGTGCTAATAGGGACGATGTCTCAATATGGGATGATCGGAACATTGCTATTTGTTCTCGCCACGATGGGGGTGATTACACAAGAACGACAAAACGGCTCGTTAATGCTTGTTATGGTTAGACCGGTAAGTTCCCTTCAATATATTTCTAGCAAGTGTGCAGCCCAGCTCATTATTTTGCTTACTGCACTAGCAGCAAGTTATCTGTTAACTTGGTATTATACAAATCTCCTGTTTAATCCAGTCCCATGGGAGACGATGGTAGGCAGCTTTGTTGTCTACAGTCTTTGGGTTGTATTTATTGTTGTTATGACCGTTTTGTTTGGAACACTGTTGAAGAACAGTGGCGGCATTGCAGGAGTGAGTGTCTTGTTGCTAGCAGCAATAAGCTTAGTGACAACACTGTTCCCTGCATATACACAATGGAGTCCTGGCAATCTTCGCGCCCAAGCTTCCGTAATTTTACTTGAGGGACAATGGGTGAGCTCAGTTTGGCAGGTTGTATGGAGTACGCTGGGGCTATCTGTTGTATTATTTGGGTTGGCGGTGTATTGCTTTAAACGACTTGAGAGATTTGGACATTAA
- a CDS encoding SRPBCC domain-containing protein: MSNYGSLHEKEGRSVLVFERKYPVNPEKVFRYITDPHYFTQWYPFATGDMDLSVGGKIKFDDGEGSIYEAVITELNPPYSFCFKEVDDLLEISIHEAGQGCALMFSHTFDDRALAVYTAAGWHRCLDVLGQLIHGRTIEWEDNALELREYYKVQFD, from the coding sequence ATGAGTAACTATGGAAGTCTCCATGAAAAAGAAGGAAGATCAGTTTTGGTTTTTGAACGTAAATATCCAGTAAATCCTGAAAAGGTTTTTCGTTATATAACCGATCCTCATTATTTCACTCAGTGGTATCCATTTGCAACTGGAGATATGGACCTTAGTGTTGGTGGAAAGATAAAGTTCGATGATGGTGAAGGGTCAATCTATGAGGCTGTTATTACCGAATTGAACCCTCCATATTCCTTTTGTTTTAAGGAAGTTGATGATTTGTTAGAGATAAGTATTCATGAAGCAGGTCAAGGGTGCGCCTTGATGTTTAGCCATACGTTTGACGATCGAGCACTGGCTGTATATACAGCTGCAGGATGGCATAGATGCTTGGATGTCCTTGGTCAATTAATTCATGGTCGCACAATAGAATGGGAAGATAATGCACTTGAATTACGTGAATACTATAAAGTGCAGTTTGATTAG
- a CDS encoding iron chaperone — MEAFSEFLAWIDDPFHRERTEEVLTWIKNKYPNLNTEIKWKQPMFTVHGTYIIGFSVSKKHLAVAPESVTITHVEDDIMKAGYDYTKELIRIPWNDPIDYPLLEKMIEFNILDKANCSTFWRK, encoded by the coding sequence ATGGAAGCTTTTTCTGAATTTTTGGCGTGGATTGATGACCCGTTCCACCGGGAAAGAACGGAAGAAGTGTTGACTTGGATAAAAAATAAGTATCCAAATCTAAACACAGAAATCAAATGGAAACAACCGATGTTTACAGTTCATGGTACATATATTATTGGATTTAGTGTATCAAAAAAGCATTTAGCTGTCGCTCCTGAAAGTGTGACAATAACTCATGTAGAGGATGATATTATGAAGGCTGGGTATGACTACACAAAAGAGCTGATACGTATCCCTTGGAATGACCCAATTGATTATCCACTACTTGAGAAAATGATTGAGTTTAATATTCTGGACAAGGCAAACTGTTCTACCTTTTGGCGAAAGTAA
- a CDS encoding tetratricopeptide repeat protein: MTVGELKFELEMWEDNDGFEGEEEEQEWIRLGITLYEQLIKLDKENRGEYAEALSRLYLNLGRDAKMKFFHFTKAVRYLKQVTYIDPKNPKPCYHLSFLLEKENNYEGALFYAERAIKLSINEKLKDKLYCNMAYCYYKLKFVTEAIQHLAQVEVKAKYDPSLAVFLRPYQAKIKSSKKGYVPLSEQYSTLIETEDEIEDSILKGERIALIIHPFETVLHGEINTVQFSPVKAQILEMIILSEASLSIQQIAEALWGYDAENMSGSYVPRMITDIRKDIKKTTGIEGKALLKTVEGKYIWDHDVLKGTIHYKNVDNRRARRGTNEGITIL; the protein is encoded by the coding sequence ATGACAGTAGGTGAACTCAAATTCGAGCTTGAGATGTGGGAAGATAATGATGGATTTGAGGGTGAAGAGGAAGAGCAGGAGTGGATACGATTAGGCATTACACTCTATGAACAGCTTATCAAGTTAGATAAAGAAAATAGGGGAGAGTACGCTGAGGCTCTTTCAAGGCTTTATTTAAACCTTGGTCGAGATGCGAAAATGAAATTTTTTCACTTTACTAAAGCGGTTCGTTATCTTAAGCAAGTAACTTACATAGACCCAAAGAATCCTAAACCTTGCTATCACCTTTCATTTTTACTAGAAAAAGAAAATAACTATGAGGGTGCGCTATTTTACGCTGAACGGGCGATTAAATTAAGTATAAACGAAAAGCTCAAAGATAAGCTCTACTGTAATATGGCTTATTGCTATTACAAGCTAAAATTTGTAACAGAGGCTATTCAACACCTGGCCCAAGTAGAAGTAAAAGCTAAATATGATCCGTCTTTGGCTGTCTTTCTAAGACCATATCAAGCAAAAATCAAATCATCAAAAAAAGGCTATGTGCCGTTATCAGAGCAATACAGCACATTGATTGAAACTGAAGACGAAATCGAGGATAGTATCTTGAAAGGAGAACGGATTGCACTTATTATTCATCCATTTGAGACAGTATTACATGGAGAAATTAATACAGTCCAATTCTCACCGGTAAAGGCACAAATACTAGAGATGATTATATTGAGTGAAGCATCGTTATCTATTCAACAAATTGCAGAAGCTCTTTGGGGGTACGACGCTGAAAATATGTCTGGTTCATATGTTCCAAGAATGATAACTGACATTCGAAAGGATATTAAGAAAACGACAGGGATAGAGGGGAAGGCTTTATTAAAGACGGTCGAAGGTAAATATATATGGGATCATGATGTGCTCAAAGGAACGATACATTATAAAAATGTAGATAATAGAAGAGCACGAAGAGGAACGAATGAGGGGATTACAATTTTGTAA
- a CDS encoding YdbC family protein gives MAELKFEITEHITVLSESPKGWTKELNLISWNGREPKYDIRDWAPNHEKMGKGVTLSNDEMEKLKEALLGES, from the coding sequence ATGGCTGAACTTAAATTTGAAATTACTGAACACATTACAGTATTATCTGAATCACCAAAAGGGTGGACAAAGGAATTAAATCTTATCAGTTGGAATGGGCGTGAACCCAAGTATGATATCCGTGACTGGGCTCCAAACCATGAGAAGATGGGTAAAGGAGTTACATTAAGTAATGATGAAATGGAAAAGTTGAAAGAAGCATTGTTGGGGGAATCTTGA
- a CDS encoding 3'-5' exonuclease — MIDTIIRSLKNEGLPYYWITENESSKRAFDREADTIKISTIDSSKGLDFQAVFIVNIENMPFALEENIEREVALLYIGMTRAKEYCVFLILGIQSLQYILNS, encoded by the coding sequence GTGATTGATACTATCATCCGTTCGTTGAAAAATGAAGGTCTTCCATACTATTGGATAACAGAAAATGAATCTAGTAAAAGAGCATTTGACCGAGAAGCAGACACGATAAAGATTAGTACAATAGACAGTAGTAAAGGACTTGATTTCCAGGCTGTATTTATTGTAAATATAGAGAATATGCCATTTGCGCTAGAAGAAAATATAGAACGAGAAGTTGCGTTATTATACATTGGAATGACCAGAGCAAAGGAATATTGTGTCTTTCTTATTCTGGGGATTCAGAGTTTACAATATATTTTGAACAGCTAA
- a CDS encoding HIT family protein — MPCPFCHPENIITSNALAYAIYDKYPVNSGHILIIPKRHVSDYFETTIEERTAFNELLEECKELLDYQFKPNGYNIGINCGEVAGQTIFHVHVHLIPRFKGDMDEPRGGVRGVIPEKQKY; from the coding sequence GTGCCATGCCCATTCTGCCACCCAGAAAACATCATCACGTCTAACGCACTAGCATATGCCATTTATGATAAGTACCCAGTAAACAGCGGACACATTCTTATCATTCCAAAACGTCATGTGAGTGATTATTTTGAAACGACAATAGAAGAGCGAACAGCGTTTAATGAATTATTAGAGGAATGCAAAGAACTACTAGACTATCAGTTCAAGCCTAATGGATATAATATTGGGATTAACTGTGGTGAGGTTGCGGGACAGACTATATTTCACGTACATGTTCATTTAATCCCTCGTTTTAAAGGAGATATGGACGAGCCTAGAGGCGGTGTACGTGGAGTAATTCCGGAAAAACAGAAATATTGA